One window of Diabrotica undecimpunctata isolate CICGRU chromosome 8, icDiaUnde3, whole genome shotgun sequence genomic DNA carries:
- the LOC140447882 gene encoding uncharacterized protein isoform X2, protein MDILRVPFKLLQILLCVLWIEASPLLPQNKDSIVLDYSNYNTFQPNGQGTYSFGYEIEDPDTQNIQFRDEERKADGTIIGSYGWVKPDGNIIMVRYIADQKGFRASVEGSEGESTRYGELEPNDLDFSKENPVLEHAIESLKYMNRPSIHEKHLRPIDQKFSFQEIDNHNGEYSHDEEVLLPKGYIEDYIEPKRTFFSY, encoded by the exons TTTAAATTGCTTCAAATACTTTTATGTGTATTATGGATTGAAGCATCTCCCCTTTTACCACAAAACAAAGACAGCATTGTCCTGGACTATTCGAACTATAATACTTTTCAACCTAATGGTCAAGGTACTTACTCTTTCGGATACGAAATAGAAGATCCAGATACACAAAATATTCAGTTCAGAGATGAAGAAAGAAAAGCCGATGGTACAATAATTGGAAGCTATGGTTGGGTGAAACCTGATGGAAATATTATTATGGTTAGGTACATCGCAGATCAAAAGGGATTCAG GGCAAGCGTCGAGGGATCTGAAGGTGAATCTACACGTTATGGTGAACTAGAACCAAACGATCTTGACTTTTCGAAAGAAAATCCTGTTTTGGAGCATGCTATAGAATCTCTAAAATATATGAATCGTCCAAGTATTCACGAGAAACACTTAAGACCAATAGACCAGAAATTTAGCTTTCAGGAAATCGACAATCATAATGGCGAATATTCACATGACGAAGAGGTCTTACTACCTAAAGGATATATAGAAGATTATATTGAGCCTAAAAGAACATTTTTTTCCTATTAA
- the LOC140447882 gene encoding uncharacterized protein isoform X1 has translation MEMVPSIGILVNIETMSKLTSISEGEIEKFFRISMKWTDLLTKAKAFSSNGCKDKFKLLQILLCVLWIEASPLLPQNKDSIVLDYSNYNTFQPNGQGTYSFGYEIEDPDTQNIQFRDEERKADGTIIGSYGWVKPDGNIIMVRYIADQKGFRASVEGSEGESTRYGELEPNDLDFSKENPVLEHAIESLKYMNRPSIHEKHLRPIDQKFSFQEIDNHNGEYSHDEEVLLPKGYIEDYIEPKRTFFSY, from the exons atggaaatggttccATCAATAGGAATATTGGTAAATatagaaacaatgtcaaaactaactagtatatctgagggtgaaatagaaaagtttttcagaatATCAATGAAATGGACAGACCTTTTGACAAAGGCCAAAGCGTTTTCatctaatggttgtaaggataag TTTAAATTGCTTCAAATACTTTTATGTGTATTATGGATTGAAGCATCTCCCCTTTTACCACAAAACAAAGACAGCATTGTCCTGGACTATTCGAACTATAATACTTTTCAACCTAATGGTCAAGGTACTTACTCTTTCGGATACGAAATAGAAGATCCAGATACACAAAATATTCAGTTCAGAGATGAAGAAAGAAAAGCCGATGGTACAATAATTGGAAGCTATGGTTGGGTGAAACCTGATGGAAATATTATTATGGTTAGGTACATCGCAGATCAAAAGGGATTCAG GGCAAGCGTCGAGGGATCTGAAGGTGAATCTACACGTTATGGTGAACTAGAACCAAACGATCTTGACTTTTCGAAAGAAAATCCTGTTTTGGAGCATGCTATAGAATCTCTAAAATATATGAATCGTCCAAGTATTCACGAGAAACACTTAAGACCAATAGACCAGAAATTTAGCTTTCAGGAAATCGACAATCATAATGGCGAATATTCACATGACGAAGAGGTCTTACTACCTAAAGGATATATAGAAGATTATATTGAGCCTAAAAGAACATTTTTTTCCTATTAA